From Mytilus galloprovincialis chromosome 9, xbMytGall1.hap1.1, whole genome shotgun sequence, the proteins below share one genomic window:
- the LOC143046515 gene encoding E-selectin-like, with the protein MNDTVKCDLNEKNGGMTFTTEKDFLVDWQRLGNTYYFYENTTKRSWDDAALNCLSQGGYLADVTDEVEFQLVNSIINDDVFIGCRRYNGNLEWTTSGLMLLPNDTRWAPGEPKTEECVQIWAGKFDDTSCLDEKKFVCEKAVLFV; encoded by the exons ATGAATGATACAGTAAAATGTGATTTGAATGAGAAAAATGGAGGAATGACTTTTACTACAGAAAAAG aTTTCCTAGTTGACTGGCAGAGGTTAGGAAACACTTACTATTTTTATGAAAACACAACAAAACGATCTTGGGATGATGCAGCT CTAAACTGTTTGTCTCAAGGTGGATATCTTGCGGATGTTACAGATGAAGTAGAGTTTCAGCTGGTTAATTCAATAATAAACG ATGATGTGTTTATTGGATGCAGACGCTATAATGGAAATTTAGAGTGGACCACTTCTGGTCTAATGTTGCTGCCAAATGATACACGGTGGGCCCCTGGTGAACCAAAAACAGAAGAGTGTGTTCAGATATGGGCTGGGAAGTTTGATGATACCTCCTGTCTGGATGAAAAGAAGTTCGTATGTGAAAAA gCTGTCTTATTTGTATGA